In the Sulfitobacter pacificus genome, one interval contains:
- a CDS encoding ABC transporter transmembrane domain-containing protein encodes MFSFIWKYSKRDQLILLAVTLTLFPLLFLTLELPKRIINDAIGAASDNINFFGVTVDQITFLMLLCGAFLLSVLGHGIMKMRINTMKGVLAERLLRRLRYTLIARILRFPAPYFERTSQGELVSMITSESEPMGGLMGDAVAQPVLQAGQMLTILVFLFMQSIAFGLAACALIPLQAWLIPKLQKQINLLNKKRVIQIRALAAEIGEGAAGASTLRTNGGWRYRLALFSERLGALYAIRFEIFQKKFFMKFLNNFIGQLTPFFFYSIGGYLTITGEVTVGALVAALAAYKDLSSPWKELLAYYNQSQDMALRWEVIMERFAPNGMVRTELFNSDPGDIPSLVGDVSLDGISVQDADGNPVLEEVSATFAQGSTVAITSPSDEDRRALAEVLMREIIPSSGKVTLAGEPLSELHQATIAKRIGHATSRPVMFLGSFGDNVVLPLRLRPSEDGALSALGLESARAGNSTDASTANWFDLDDMQIDGETGLRAWWLSLIKGMEIDRTLFLRGLDQRFVAEAHPELADALVKLRPEVSEQLQKSGLIKHVHVFDKDLFNPALPVAENLIFATPKQVITPALLQDQTEFMALLAKLGLEQDLLQLAADTVDVLRQTFGVDGTDHPLFRKLGLDPATFEAAVDLRAKQRDGTTLETADKASLMAVTFAISAEKLGSAFPDMIINRVLEIRKTHAADLQQSLSGLMSPITLDSPVAGLTVLENALFGKIAENAGPQGDALRAVAVDALYAAGLEGLVLDLIFDLPLTLGGKNLSAMLTETLAISRATIKRPQVLILDNVLSSFDAPTRAGLHDRLRGLLPESTIICLQPSFDDTSGFDAQFVLQQGRISTLASAAPVDEDDTVGADLSRKLRALEQTDLFAGLERKQLRLLAFSARWYQAKAGEYVFHKDDDPSSGAYLITEGEADLLLPVEGKDDILIATSGAGKLVGELGLIRNEPRALDMRAASELTCLRIGAEEFLDVVGSDARTAYKLLQVVAGYVS; translated from the coding sequence TTGTTTTCATTTATCTGGAAGTACTCCAAACGTGACCAGCTGATCCTGCTGGCCGTGACCCTCACCCTATTCCCACTCCTGTTTCTGACGCTCGAACTTCCCAAACGCATCATCAACGATGCGATTGGTGCTGCCTCAGACAACATCAATTTCTTCGGGGTCACTGTTGATCAGATCACATTCCTGATGCTTTTATGCGGCGCTTTCCTGCTGTCGGTGCTTGGCCACGGCATCATGAAGATGCGCATCAACACCATGAAGGGGGTGCTGGCGGAACGCCTGCTGCGCCGCCTGAGGTATACGCTCATTGCCCGCATCCTGCGTTTTCCTGCCCCTTATTTCGAACGCACCAGCCAGGGTGAACTGGTATCGATGATCACATCCGAATCCGAACCAATGGGCGGTTTGATGGGCGATGCCGTCGCGCAACCGGTGCTGCAAGCGGGCCAGATGCTGACGATCCTGGTGTTCCTGTTCATGCAAAGCATCGCCTTTGGCCTTGCCGCCTGCGCGCTGATCCCGTTGCAGGCGTGGCTGATCCCCAAGCTGCAAAAACAAATCAACCTGCTGAACAAGAAACGCGTGATCCAGATCCGCGCCCTGGCAGCAGAGATCGGCGAAGGGGCCGCCGGGGCAAGCACCCTGCGCACCAATGGCGGCTGGCGCTACCGGCTGGCGCTGTTTTCCGAACGTCTGGGGGCGCTTTATGCGATCCGGTTCGAGATCTTCCAGAAAAAGTTCTTCATGAAGTTTCTCAACAACTTCATCGGCCAGCTTACGCCGTTCTTCTTTTATTCCATCGGGGGGTACCTGACCATAACCGGCGAGGTCACCGTCGGCGCATTGGTCGCGGCCCTTGCGGCCTACAAGGATCTGTCCAGCCCGTGGAAAGAACTGTTGGCCTATTACAATCAATCACAGGATATGGCCCTGCGCTGGGAGGTAATCATGGAGCGGTTTGCGCCCAATGGCATGGTTCGAACAGAATTATTCAACAGCGACCCCGGCGATATCCCGTCACTTGTGGGCGATGTTTCCCTTGATGGGATCAGCGTACAGGACGCCGACGGCAACCCCGTTCTTGAAGAGGTCAGCGCCACCTTTGCCCAAGGCAGCACCGTCGCCATCACATCACCCAGCGACGAAGACCGCCGCGCATTGGCCGAGGTTCTGATGCGCGAGATCATCCCGTCTTCAGGCAAGGTAACCCTAGCCGGCGAACCTCTGTCAGAGTTGCATCAGGCAACAATCGCCAAACGGATTGGCCATGCCACCTCTCGACCTGTGATGTTTCTGGGCAGCTTTGGGGACAACGTAGTTTTGCCCCTTCGGCTGCGCCCGTCAGAGGATGGTGCTCTATCCGCTCTAGGTCTGGAAAGTGCGCGTGCAGGCAACAGCACCGATGCATCAACTGCCAATTGGTTCGATCTGGATGACATGCAGATTGATGGTGAAACCGGGTTGCGGGCCTGGTGGTTGTCCCTGATCAAAGGCATGGAAATCGACCGCACCTTATTCCTGCGCGGGTTGGATCAGCGCTTTGTCGCAGAGGCGCACCCGGAACTGGCTGACGCCTTGGTCAAGCTGCGGCCTGAAGTTTCCGAACAACTGCAAAAATCGGGGCTGATTAAACATGTGCATGTCTTTGACAAGGATTTGTTTAATCCCGCGCTTCCGGTTGCGGAAAACCTGATTTTCGCCACCCCGAAACAGGTCATCACCCCGGCTCTTTTGCAGGACCAGACAGAGTTTATGGCACTGCTTGCCAAGCTGGGCCTTGAACAGGATTTGCTGCAACTGGCCGCAGATACTGTTGATGTCCTGCGCCAAACCTTTGGCGTTGACGGCACCGACCACCCGCTGTTTCGCAAGTTAGGGCTGGACCCGGCCACCTTTGAAGCTGCCGTTGACTTACGCGCCAAACAGCGCGACGGCACCACGCTGGAAACTGCCGACAAAGCTTCCCTGATGGCTGTGACCTTTGCCATATCTGCGGAAAAACTGGGCTCTGCCTTCCCGGACATGATCATCAACCGCGTTCTGGAAATTCGCAAAACCCACGCCGCCGACCTGCAACAAAGCCTGTCTGGCCTGATGAGCCCGATCACCCTCGACAGCCCTGTTGCCGGGCTGACCGTGCTGGAAAACGCGCTGTTCGGTAAAATCGCCGAAAACGCCGGACCTCAGGGCGATGCCCTGCGTGCGGTGGCGGTGGATGCACTATACGCGGCAGGGCTGGAAGGGCTGGTTCTGGATCTGATCTTTGACCTGCCGCTGACGCTGGGCGGCAAGAATCTTTCGGCCATGTTAACCGAAACACTTGCCATCAGCCGCGCCACGATCAAACGGCCACAGGTGCTGATCCTCGACAATGTACTGTCCAGTTTCGATGCCCCAACCCGCGCCGGGCTGCACGACCGCTTGCGTGGTCTTTTACCAGAATCAACAATCATCTGCCTGCAACCCAGCTTTGACGACACCAGTGGTTTTGATGCTCAGTTCGTACTGCAACAGGGGCGCATATCGACCCTCGCCAGCGCCGCCCCCGTGGATGAGGACGACACGGTTGGGGCGGATCTGTCACGCAAACTGCGCGCGCTTGAACAAACCGATCTCTTTGCCGGGCTAGAGCGCAAACAGCTGCGTCTGCTGGCCTTTAGTGCGCGCTGGTATCAGGCCAAGGCAGGCGAATATGTGTTCCACAAAGACGATGACCCCTCCAGCGGGGCCTATCTGATCACCGAAGGTGAGGCGGATCTGTTGCTGCCTGTGGAGGGCAAGGACGACATCCTAATTGCCACCTCCGGCGCGGGTAAACTGGTGGGCGAACTGGGGCTGATCCGCAATGAACCGCGCGCATTGGACATGCGGGCGGCCAGCGAATTGACCTGCCTGCGTATTGGCGCAGAGGAGTTTCTGGACGTGGTCGGCAGCGATGCCCGCACAGCCTACAAACTGTTGCAGGTTGTCGCCGGATATGTCTCCTAA
- a CDS encoding LamB/YcsF family protein encodes MPTVDLNADMGESFGAWKMGDDAALLNIVTSANIACGGHAGDADVMATTMTLADQNGVGIGAHPGFMDLAGFGRNRMSVPRATLQNQVRFQVGASLGMAKSVGANVRHLKLHGAMANMASEDEGMARDLYEAALSVDPDLIIMVLAATAQQKAVEALGCAWAGEIFADRAYNDDATLVDRSLDGAVIHDADLAGGRMVEMVKAGAIITQSGKHIPTRIDTICLHGDTVEAVQIAGSVRRQLEAAGITLAQFSGQA; translated from the coding sequence ATGCCAACCGTGGATCTGAATGCCGACATGGGCGAAAGCTTTGGGGCCTGGAAGATGGGGGATGACGCCGCCCTGCTGAACATCGTCACCTCGGCCAATATTGCTTGTGGCGGGCATGCGGGGGATGCGGATGTAATGGCCACGACGATGACACTGGCGGATCAGAACGGGGTTGGGATCGGGGCGCATCCGGGGTTTATGGACCTTGCCGGATTTGGCCGGAACCGCATGTCGGTGCCGCGTGCCACCTTGCAAAATCAGGTGCGGTTTCAGGTCGGCGCATCGCTTGGCATGGCGAAATCGGTAGGCGCGAACGTCCGGCATCTGAAGTTGCATGGTGCGATGGCGAATATGGCGTCAGAGGACGAAGGGATGGCGCGCGACCTTTATGAGGCGGCGTTGAGTGTAGACCCTGATCTGATCATAATGGTTCTGGCCGCCACAGCGCAGCAAAAAGCGGTTGAGGCGCTGGGCTGTGCCTGGGCCGGTGAGATTTTTGCCGATCGCGCCTATAACGATGATGCGACACTTGTTGACCGGTCCCTTGATGGTGCGGTGATCCATGACGCGGACCTTGCCGGCGGACGCATGGTCGAGATGGTCAAGGCCGGTGCGATCATCACCCAAAGCGGCAAACATATTCCGACACGGATTGACACGATTTGTTTGCATGGTGACACGGTCGAGGCGGTGCAGATTGCCGGTTCGGTGCGGCGTCAGCTGGAAGCGGCGGGGATCACGCTGGCGCAGTTCAGCGGCCAAGCATAG
- a CDS encoding biotin-dependent carboxyltransferase family protein: MTAHLTITQAGPALSLQDQGRAGYRAQGLTVGGAADRTALFEGAALLGQPATHAVIEMAGSGGSFTSDTDIRIALTGAEMAAKIDGEPLVWGASHRLPAGAKLTIGGARNGSYGYLHVGGGFATPLVMGSRGSHLAGGIGTVLHSGDALPVGPDAAQDVAMTLPKPDRFGGGKIRLVESMQTASFDAETIERFTATSFRRDARANRMGVRMDHDGAGFATGAQLSIVSEVVVPGDIQISGDGAPYVLMYECQTTGGYPRIGSVLPCDLPRVAQAQTGVALTFEFVGMEEAVNLQTRYLAALKSLPSQVTPLVRDPASIRDLLSYQMISGVISAAADPFEQES; the protein is encoded by the coding sequence ATGACAGCGCATTTGACGATAACCCAAGCCGGTCCAGCGCTGAGCTTGCAGGATCAGGGACGGGCCGGATATCGCGCACAAGGATTGACTGTTGGCGGGGCGGCAGATCGCACCGCCCTGTTTGAGGGTGCGGCATTGCTGGGCCAGCCCGCAACCCACGCGGTGATCGAGATGGCCGGCAGTGGCGGCAGTTTCACCAGTGATACCGATATTCGGATTGCGCTGACCGGTGCCGAGATGGCTGCGAAGATTGATGGCGAACCCTTGGTTTGGGGTGCCAGTCACCGGTTGCCTGCGGGCGCGAAGCTGACCATCGGCGGCGCGCGCAACGGCAGCTATGGCTATCTGCATGTGGGCGGCGGGTTTGCCACGCCACTGGTGATGGGATCACGGGGCAGCCATCTGGCCGGTGGGATCGGGACGGTGTTGCATAGCGGCGACGCACTGCCGGTTGGGCCTGACGCTGCGCAGGATGTGGCGATGACCCTGCCTAAACCCGACCGTTTCGGCGGGGGCAAGATCCGGCTGGTGGAATCGATGCAGACAGCATCCTTTGATGCGGAAACCATTGAACGCTTTACCGCTACTTCCTTTCGCCGCGATGCCCGCGCCAACCGCATGGGGGTGCGTATGGATCATGATGGGGCCGGGTTTGCCACAGGTGCGCAGCTGAGCATCGTGTCAGAGGTGGTTGTGCCCGGTGACATCCAGATATCGGGTGACGGTGCGCCCTATGTGTTGATGTATGAATGTCAGACCACAGGAGGGTATCCGCGTATCGGATCGGTGCTGCCTTGTGATTTGCCCCGTGTGGCACAGGCGCAAACCGGGGTTGCCCTGACGTTTGAATTTGTCGGGATGGAAGAGGCGGTGAACCTGCAAACCCGCTACCTTGCGGCGTTGAAATCCTTGCCGTCACAGGTGACGCCCCTGGTGCGCGACCCAGCCAGCATACGTGATCTGCTGAGCTATCAAATGATCAGCGGCGTGATTTCCGCCGCTGCGGACCCTTTTGAACAGGAGAGTTGA
- a CDS encoding 5-oxoprolinase subunit B family protein — protein MSDWPKIRTVGLSGVLVTFAGEMSEPANRAALAFRAAVDGADWPEVSETSTSLVSTFLEVDLASTSPQDVTERLEELLKSRDWFAAALPAGRTLWQVPTLYGTELAPQLEEAAEVAGVDPDQAIAEISASRVRVLTIGFAPGQPYMGELSDTWNIPRQQGLTKSVPSGALVIAIRQLIVFTNAAPTGWRHIGQTAFRTFRPDAEMPFTLAPGDELTFPAISRAEYEAILAKDTSGLGGATREVLT, from the coding sequence ATGAGTGATTGGCCAAAAATCCGCACTGTCGGGCTGTCGGGGGTATTGGTCACCTTTGCCGGTGAGATGTCCGAGCCTGCCAACCGCGCTGCCCTTGCCTTTCGCGCCGCTGTTGATGGAGCGGATTGGCCGGAGGTCTCGGAAACCAGTACCTCGTTGGTCTCTACATTTCTGGAGGTCGACCTTGCCAGTACCTCGCCACAGGACGTGACGGAACGCCTTGAGGAGCTGTTGAAAAGCCGCGACTGGTTTGCCGCCGCGCTGCCCGCGGGGCGAACCCTGTGGCAGGTGCCGACGCTCTATGGCACGGAACTGGCCCCCCAGCTTGAAGAGGCAGCAGAGGTTGCGGGTGTTGACCCTGATCAGGCGATTGCGGAAATTTCAGCTTCTCGCGTTCGGGTATTGACCATCGGCTTCGCCCCCGGTCAGCCCTATATGGGAGAACTTTCTGATACGTGGAATATCCCGCGTCAACAGGGACTTACCAAATCCGTGCCCTCTGGTGCGCTGGTCATTGCCATCCGCCAGTTGATTGTTTTCACTAATGCGGCCCCAACGGGATGGCGCCATATCGGGCAGACGGCGTTTCGCACCTTTCGCCCTGATGCAGAGATGCCTTTCACGCTTGCCCCGGGGGATGAATTGACCTTTCCCGCGATCAGCCGCGCCGAATATGAAGCGATCCTTGCCAAGGATACATCCGGCCTTGGCGGAGCCACCCGCGAGGTGCTGACATGA
- a CDS encoding TRAP transporter large permease, giving the protein MTELYAIALFLFVLFLLLGTGVWVGLALMGVAWVGMELFTTRPVGDVMVTTIWASSSSWTLTALPLFIWMGEILYRTRLSEDMFKGLSPWLARLPGGLVHTNIVSCTVFAAVSGSSAATLTTVGKMAIPELRARNYPEKMVIGTLAGAATLGLMIPPSLALIVYGVTVNESITKLFFAGVFPGLVLAGMFMGYVALVSFTSKEWNPSVESGMSFSEKVANSRFLLPVFALITVVIGSMYAGLATATEAAAIGVIGALVLALLQKSLTWDSFRESLMGATRTSAMIALILAGAAFLKLSMGFTGLPRSLADGIAAMELTRFQLLMALLVFYIILGMFLDGISAIVLTMAVVEPMVRSAGIDLIWFGIFVVVVIEMAQITPPIGFNLFVLQGMTDHEMGYITRAALPMFAIMVLMVFVLIWFPEVATWLPENMRSGPG; this is encoded by the coding sequence ATGACAGAACTTTACGCTATTGCGCTGTTTCTTTTCGTCCTGTTTTTGCTGCTTGGCACGGGTGTCTGGGTTGGTCTGGCCCTGATGGGGGTTGCATGGGTCGGGATGGAGTTGTTCACCACACGCCCGGTTGGTGACGTGATGGTCACCACGATCTGGGCTTCGTCCTCGTCCTGGACCTTGACGGCGCTGCCGCTGTTCATCTGGATGGGGGAAATCCTCTATCGAACGCGACTGTCCGAAGACATGTTCAAAGGTCTGTCGCCATGGCTGGCGCGTTTGCCGGGGGGCCTGGTGCATACCAATATCGTGTCCTGCACCGTGTTTGCAGCGGTTTCCGGTTCTTCTGCTGCGACGCTGACCACCGTGGGTAAAATGGCGATCCCCGAACTGCGGGCGCGCAATTATCCCGAGAAGATGGTGATCGGCACACTTGCCGGTGCGGCAACCCTTGGTCTGATGATCCCGCCATCGCTGGCATTGATTGTTTACGGGGTGACAGTAAATGAAAGCATCACCAAGCTGTTCTTTGCCGGTGTCTTTCCCGGTCTTGTGCTGGCGGGCATGTTCATGGGCTACGTCGCCTTGGTCAGTTTCACCTCCAAGGAATGGAACCCCTCAGTTGAGAGCGGGATGAGCTTTTCCGAAAAGGTAGCGAATTCGCGTTTTCTGTTGCCGGTTTTTGCCCTGATCACCGTTGTTATCGGATCGATGTACGCAGGCCTTGCCACCGCGACCGAGGCGGCGGCCATTGGTGTGATCGGCGCGCTGGTTCTTGCGCTTTTGCAAAAATCCCTGACATGGGACAGCTTTCGCGAAAGCCTGATGGGGGCGACGCGCACTTCTGCAATGATTGCGCTGATCCTTGCGGGGGCGGCCTTCCTGAAGCTGTCGATGGGGTTCACCGGTTTGCCGCGGTCACTGGCCGATGGGATTGCCGCGATGGAGCTGACACGGTTCCAACTGCTGATGGCACTTTTGGTGTTCTACATTATCCTTGGTATGTTCCTTGACGGGATTTCCGCCATCGTGCTGACCATGGCTGTGGTCGAACCGATGGTACGCAGCGCGGGCATTGATCTGATCTGGTTCGGGATCTTTGTAGTTGTGGTTATCGAAATGGCGCAGATCACACCGCCTATCGGGTTCAACCTATTTGTTCTGCAAGGCATGACGGATCATGAAATGGGCTATATCACCCGCGCGGCCCTGCCGATGTTTGCCATTATGGTGCTGATGGTCTTTGTCCTGATCTGGTTCCCCGAGGTTGCGACATGGCTGCCTGAGAACATGCGTTCGGGTCCGGGTTAA
- a CDS encoding TRAP transporter small permease yields MKILRRVLDFLYNAAGVIAALCLIAILSLIVAQMIARWTGEIFRGAPDYAGYAMAAASFFAFASALNRGAHIRVSILLNAVSPRLKYILEIWCFSVGAAIAWYFTYYAYWFVYWSWKFKEVSQGQDASLLWIPQSVMVIGGGLLAIALTDNLIHVLLKGNHRIVRDTVESHGE; encoded by the coding sequence ATGAAAATTCTCCGGCGTGTGCTTGATTTTCTATACAATGCTGCGGGTGTGATTGCCGCGCTTTGCCTGATTGCAATCCTGTCTTTGATTGTCGCCCAGATGATCGCCCGCTGGACCGGCGAGATCTTTCGCGGGGCACCGGATTATGCAGGCTATGCCATGGCTGCGGCCAGCTTTTTCGCCTTTGCCAGCGCGTTGAACCGGGGTGCGCATATCCGCGTTTCGATCTTGCTGAACGCGGTGTCGCCGCGTCTGAAGTACATCTTGGAAATCTGGTGTTTCTCGGTGGGGGCGGCCATTGCGTGGTATTTTACCTATTACGCCTATTGGTTCGTCTATTGGTCCTGGAAATTCAAAGAGGTCAGTCAGGGGCAGGATGCAAGCCTGTTGTGGATCCCGCAATCGGTCATGGTGATCGGCGGGGGGCTGTTGGCGATCGCGCTGACGGACAATCTGATCCATGTGCTGCTAAAGGGCAATCACCGTATTGTCCGTGACACTGTTGAAAGCCACGGGGAATAA